The following proteins come from a genomic window of Prionailurus viverrinus isolate Anna chromosome D1, UM_Priviv_1.0, whole genome shotgun sequence:
- the SART1 gene encoding U4/U6.U5 tri-snRNP-associated protein 1 isoform X2 — translation MGSSKKHRGEKEAAGTTAAASTGGATEQPPRHREHKKHKHRSGGGGSSGGERRKRSRERGGERGSGRRGAEVEARSGAHGRERSQAEPSERRVKREKRDDGYEAAAGSKTSSGDASSLSIEETNKLRAKLGLKPLEVNAVKKEAGTKEEPVAADVINPMALRQREELREKLAAAKEKRLLNQKLGKIKTLGEDDPWLDDTAAWIERSRQLQKEKDLAEKRAKLLEEMDQEFGVSTLVEEEFGQRRQDLYSARDLQGLTVEHAIDSFREGETVILTLKDKGVLQEEEDVLVNVNLVDKERAEKNVELRKKKPDYLPYAEEESVDGLAQKPRSILSKYDEELEGERPHSFRLEQGGTADGLRERELEEIRAKLRLQAQSLSTVGPRLASEYLTPEEMVTFKKTKRRVKKIRKKEKEVVVRADDLLPLGDQTQDGDFGSRLRGRGRRRVPEADEEAPEEEEKEPAPQPSQSDDTRVENMDISDEEEAGGAQAGSPEALEEDEAELELQKQLEKGRRLRQLQQLRDSGEKVVEIVKKLEARQRGWEEDEDPERKGAIVFNATSEFCRTLGEIPTYGLAGNREEQEELMDFERDEERSANGGSESDGEENIGWSTVNLDEEKQQQDFSASSTTILDEEPIVNRGLAAALLLCQNKGLLETTVQKVARVKAPNKSLPSAVYCIEDKMAIDDKYSRREEYRGFTQDFKEKDGYKPDVKIEYVDETGRKLTPKEAFRQLSHRFHGKGSGKMKTERRMKKLDEEALLKKMSSSDTPLGTVALLQEKQKAQKTPYIVLSGSGKSMNANTITK, via the exons ATGGGGTCGTCGAAGAAGCATCGCGGGGAGAAGGAGGCGGCCGGGACGACGGCGGCGGCCAGCACCGGAGGCGCCACCGAGCAGCCGCCGCGGCACCGGGAGCACAAAAAACACAAGCAccggagcggcggcggcggcagtaGCGGCGGCGAACGACGGAAGCGGAGCCGGGAGCGTGGGGGCGAGCGCGGGAGCGGGCGGCGCGGGGCCGAGGTCGAGGCCCGCAGCGGCGCGCACGGGCGGGAGCGCAGCCAGGCAGAGCCCTCCGAGCGGCGCGTGAAGCGGGAGAAGCGCGATGACGGCTACGAGGCCG CCGCCGGCTCCAAAACGAGCTCAGGAGATGCCTCGTCACTCAGCATCGAGGAGACCAA TAAACTCCGGGCAAAGTTGGGGCTGAAACCCTTGGAGGTCAACGCTGTCAAGAAGG AGGCGGGCACCAAGGAGGAGCCCGTGGCAGCCGATGTCATCAATCCCATGGCCTTGAGACAGCGAGAGGAGCTACGGGAGAAGCTGGCAGCCGCCAAAGAAAAGCGCCTCCTGAACCAGAAGCTGGG gAAGATAAAGACACTGGGGGAGGATGACCCGTGGCTGGACGACACCGCGGCCTGGATTGAGCGGAGCCGGCAGCTTCAGAAGGAGAAGGACTTGGCGGAGAAGAGG GCCAAACTGCTGGAGGAGATGGACCAAGAGTTTGGTGTCAGCACTCTGGTGGAGGAGGAGTTTGGGCAGAGGCGGCAG GACCTGTACAGTGCCCGGGACCTCCAGGGCCTCACCGTGGAGCACGCTATCGATTCCTTCCGAGAGGGGGAGACTGTGATCCTCACCCTCAAGGACAAAG GCGtgctgcaggaggaggaggatgtcCTGGTGAACGTGAACCTAGTGGATAAGGAGCGGGCAGAGAAAAACGTGGAGCTACGGAAGAAGAAGCCCGACTACCTGCCGTATGCGGAGGAAGAGAGCGTGGACGGCTTGGCCCAG AAGCCCCGCTCCATCCTGTCCAAGTACGACGAGGAGCTCGAGGGCGAGCGGCCGCACTCTTTCCGCTTGGAGCAGGGCGGCACGGCCGACGGCTTGCGGGAACGGGAGCTGGAGGAGATCCGGGCCAAGCTGCGGCTACAGGCTCAGTCCCTGAGCACAGTCGGGCCCCGGCTCGCCTCTGAGTACCTCACACCCGAGGAGATG GTGACCTTTAAAAAGACCAAACGGAGGGTGAAGAAGATCcgcaagaaagagaaggaggtggTGGTGCGGGCCGATGACTTACTGCCTCTTGGGGACCAGACTCAAGACGGGGACTTTGGTTCCAG ATTGCGGGGCCGGGGTCGGCGCCGAGTGCCTGAGGCAGACGAGGAGGccccggaggaggaggagaaggagccgGCGCCTCAGCCCTCGCAGTCGGATGACACCCGCGTGGAGAACATGGACATCAGTGATGAGG AGGAGGCTGGAGGCGCGCAGGCCGGGTCCCCAGAGGCGCTGGAGGAGGACGAGGCGGAGCTGGAGCTACAGAAGCAGCTGGAAAAGGGGCGCCGCCTGCGGCAGCTGCAGCAGCTGCGGGACAGCGGCGAGAAG GTGGTGGAGATTGTGAAGAAGCTGGAAGCCCGCCAGCGGGGCTGGGAGGAAGACGAGGACCCCGAGCGGAAGGGGGCCATCGTGTTCAACGCCACGTCGGAGTTCTGCCGCACGCTGGGAGAGATCCCCACCTACGGGCTGGCGGGCAACCgggaggagcaggaagagctCATG GACTTTGAACGAGACGAGGAACGCTCGGCCAACGGCGGCTCTGAGTCCGACGGGGAGGAGAACATCGGCTGGAGCACCGTCAACCTGGAcgaggagaagcagcagcaggat ttctctgcctcctccaccacCATCCTGGACGAGGAGCCCATCGTGAATAGAGGGCTGGCAGCTGCCCTGCTGCTGTGTCAGAACAAAG GGCTGCTGGAGACCACGGTGCAGAAGGTGGCCCGGGTGAAGGCGCCCAACAAGTCCCTGCCGTCGGCCGTGTACTGCATCGAAGACAAGAT GGCCATCGACGACAAGTACAGCCGGCGGGAGGAGTACCGAGGCTTTACCCAGGACTTCAAGGAGAAGGACGGCTACAAACCCGACGTTAAGATAGAGTATGTGGACGAGACGGGCCGGAAACTCACGCCCAAGGAG GCTTTCCGGCAGCTGTCCCACCGCTTCCACGGGAAAGGCTCAGGCAAGATGAAGACTGAGCGGCGGATGAAGAAGCTGGATGAAGAGGCG CTCCTGAAGAAGATGAGCTCCAGCGACACGCCCCTGGGCACCGTGGCTTTGCTCCAGGAGAAGCAAAAGGCCCAGAAGACCCCGTATATCGTGCTCAGTGGCAGCGGCAAGAGCATGAACGC GAACACCATCACCAAGTGA
- the SART1 gene encoding U4/U6.U5 tri-snRNP-associated protein 1 isoform X1, which translates to MGSSKKHRGEKEAAGTTAAASTGGATEQPPRHREHKKHKHRSGGGGSSGGERRKRSRERGGERGSGRRGAEVEARSGAHGRERSQAEPSERRVKREKRDDGYEAAAGSKTSSGDASSLSIEETNKLRAKLGLKPLEVNAVKKEAGTKEEPVAADVINPMALRQREELREKLAAAKEKRLLNQKLGKIKTLGEDDPWLDDTAAWIERSRQLQKEKDLAEKRAKLLEEMDQEFGVSTLVEEEFGQRRQDLYSARDLQGLTVEHAIDSFREGETVILTLKDKGVLQEEEDVLVNVNLVDKERAEKNVELRKKKPDYLPYAEEESVDGLAQQKPRSILSKYDEELEGERPHSFRLEQGGTADGLRERELEEIRAKLRLQAQSLSTVGPRLASEYLTPEEMVTFKKTKRRVKKIRKKEKEVVVRADDLLPLGDQTQDGDFGSRLRGRGRRRVPEADEEAPEEEEKEPAPQPSQSDDTRVENMDISDEEEAGGAQAGSPEALEEDEAELELQKQLEKGRRLRQLQQLRDSGEKVVEIVKKLEARQRGWEEDEDPERKGAIVFNATSEFCRTLGEIPTYGLAGNREEQEELMDFERDEERSANGGSESDGEENIGWSTVNLDEEKQQQDFSASSTTILDEEPIVNRGLAAALLLCQNKGLLETTVQKVARVKAPNKSLPSAVYCIEDKMAIDDKYSRREEYRGFTQDFKEKDGYKPDVKIEYVDETGRKLTPKEAFRQLSHRFHGKGSGKMKTERRMKKLDEEALLKKMSSSDTPLGTVALLQEKQKAQKTPYIVLSGSGKSMNANTITK; encoded by the exons ATGGGGTCGTCGAAGAAGCATCGCGGGGAGAAGGAGGCGGCCGGGACGACGGCGGCGGCCAGCACCGGAGGCGCCACCGAGCAGCCGCCGCGGCACCGGGAGCACAAAAAACACAAGCAccggagcggcggcggcggcagtaGCGGCGGCGAACGACGGAAGCGGAGCCGGGAGCGTGGGGGCGAGCGCGGGAGCGGGCGGCGCGGGGCCGAGGTCGAGGCCCGCAGCGGCGCGCACGGGCGGGAGCGCAGCCAGGCAGAGCCCTCCGAGCGGCGCGTGAAGCGGGAGAAGCGCGATGACGGCTACGAGGCCG CCGCCGGCTCCAAAACGAGCTCAGGAGATGCCTCGTCACTCAGCATCGAGGAGACCAA TAAACTCCGGGCAAAGTTGGGGCTGAAACCCTTGGAGGTCAACGCTGTCAAGAAGG AGGCGGGCACCAAGGAGGAGCCCGTGGCAGCCGATGTCATCAATCCCATGGCCTTGAGACAGCGAGAGGAGCTACGGGAGAAGCTGGCAGCCGCCAAAGAAAAGCGCCTCCTGAACCAGAAGCTGGG gAAGATAAAGACACTGGGGGAGGATGACCCGTGGCTGGACGACACCGCGGCCTGGATTGAGCGGAGCCGGCAGCTTCAGAAGGAGAAGGACTTGGCGGAGAAGAGG GCCAAACTGCTGGAGGAGATGGACCAAGAGTTTGGTGTCAGCACTCTGGTGGAGGAGGAGTTTGGGCAGAGGCGGCAG GACCTGTACAGTGCCCGGGACCTCCAGGGCCTCACCGTGGAGCACGCTATCGATTCCTTCCGAGAGGGGGAGACTGTGATCCTCACCCTCAAGGACAAAG GCGtgctgcaggaggaggaggatgtcCTGGTGAACGTGAACCTAGTGGATAAGGAGCGGGCAGAGAAAAACGTGGAGCTACGGAAGAAGAAGCCCGACTACCTGCCGTATGCGGAGGAAGAGAGCGTGGACGGCTTGGCCCAG CAGAAGCCCCGCTCCATCCTGTCCAAGTACGACGAGGAGCTCGAGGGCGAGCGGCCGCACTCTTTCCGCTTGGAGCAGGGCGGCACGGCCGACGGCTTGCGGGAACGGGAGCTGGAGGAGATCCGGGCCAAGCTGCGGCTACAGGCTCAGTCCCTGAGCACAGTCGGGCCCCGGCTCGCCTCTGAGTACCTCACACCCGAGGAGATG GTGACCTTTAAAAAGACCAAACGGAGGGTGAAGAAGATCcgcaagaaagagaaggaggtggTGGTGCGGGCCGATGACTTACTGCCTCTTGGGGACCAGACTCAAGACGGGGACTTTGGTTCCAG ATTGCGGGGCCGGGGTCGGCGCCGAGTGCCTGAGGCAGACGAGGAGGccccggaggaggaggagaaggagccgGCGCCTCAGCCCTCGCAGTCGGATGACACCCGCGTGGAGAACATGGACATCAGTGATGAGG AGGAGGCTGGAGGCGCGCAGGCCGGGTCCCCAGAGGCGCTGGAGGAGGACGAGGCGGAGCTGGAGCTACAGAAGCAGCTGGAAAAGGGGCGCCGCCTGCGGCAGCTGCAGCAGCTGCGGGACAGCGGCGAGAAG GTGGTGGAGATTGTGAAGAAGCTGGAAGCCCGCCAGCGGGGCTGGGAGGAAGACGAGGACCCCGAGCGGAAGGGGGCCATCGTGTTCAACGCCACGTCGGAGTTCTGCCGCACGCTGGGAGAGATCCCCACCTACGGGCTGGCGGGCAACCgggaggagcaggaagagctCATG GACTTTGAACGAGACGAGGAACGCTCGGCCAACGGCGGCTCTGAGTCCGACGGGGAGGAGAACATCGGCTGGAGCACCGTCAACCTGGAcgaggagaagcagcagcaggat ttctctgcctcctccaccacCATCCTGGACGAGGAGCCCATCGTGAATAGAGGGCTGGCAGCTGCCCTGCTGCTGTGTCAGAACAAAG GGCTGCTGGAGACCACGGTGCAGAAGGTGGCCCGGGTGAAGGCGCCCAACAAGTCCCTGCCGTCGGCCGTGTACTGCATCGAAGACAAGAT GGCCATCGACGACAAGTACAGCCGGCGGGAGGAGTACCGAGGCTTTACCCAGGACTTCAAGGAGAAGGACGGCTACAAACCCGACGTTAAGATAGAGTATGTGGACGAGACGGGCCGGAAACTCACGCCCAAGGAG GCTTTCCGGCAGCTGTCCCACCGCTTCCACGGGAAAGGCTCAGGCAAGATGAAGACTGAGCGGCGGATGAAGAAGCTGGATGAAGAGGCG CTCCTGAAGAAGATGAGCTCCAGCGACACGCCCCTGGGCACCGTGGCTTTGCTCCAGGAGAAGCAAAAGGCCCAGAAGACCCCGTATATCGTGCTCAGTGGCAGCGGCAAGAGCATGAACGC GAACACCATCACCAAGTGA
- the TSGA10IP gene encoding testis-specific protein 10-interacting protein isoform X1 — translation MGQDTNMRNTHQQLIRTTSGRPGRDTRLQAPVTTTGLLKFLSDIPQAEQGRLGSGDGVIQGQQPRSRSAGQTAKKDRRPKARNKKGHSPAEAEDLIPSAPRKPSFPFQWAWESFLTDGRALLRPGHQAPPLPRAVTQHKARLKSTATLPDAHGFCWKTEVPNLERSQQLRAWDGIPTPSGKGGSQELEAPSECDLQPPGKRSGSGSESEEGVEPEALRAEEVERGMSPGELSQLLKRGSIWEEERFVGVTEEAEEGAHRAPHRRRAGSQRKGQNSGEEALDEGDLQRKASSSNLRGPQTRKSRAKELEKLQKQLQQELDGGPEKQPWKALRAAVQASNRSGKTYALGDEETFQFANFPNRTFHKRQEATRSLLQAWERQQQEELQRAELRRAREQRVQQQVARCLAAYAPRGSRGPGATQCKLEELRRQERQRFAQYQAELQGIQHRVQARPYLFQQAMQANARLTVTRRFSQVLSALGLDEEQLLAEAGKGNTEGASGKPRSHRSVGVRMEHSSESPPKAEPTGSQPNRHSTPSPD, via the exons atggggcaggacACCAACATGCGAAACACCCACCAACAGCTGATCAGGACTACTTCGGGGAGACCAGGGCGGGACACgcggctccaggctccagtgACGACCACAGGGCTGCTCAAGTTTCTGTCGGACATCCCCCAGGCTGAGCAG GGGAGGCTTGGGAGCGGTGATGGTGTAATTCAGGGCCAGCAGCCGAGGTCTCGGAGTGCTGGGCAGACGGCAAAGAAGGACCGCAGACCCAAGGCCCGGAACAAGAAAGGGCATAGCCCTGCTGAGGCTGAAGA TCTCATCCCTTCTGCTCCTCGGAAaccctcctttcccttccagtGGGCCTGGGAGAGCTTCCTCACTGATGGTCGGGCCCTGCTTCGGCCTGGCCACCAAGCCCCGCCCTTGCCCCGAGCCGTCACCCAGCACAAGGCCAGGCTCAAGTCCACAGCCACCCTCCCAGATGCCCACGGCTTCTGCTGGAAGACAGAGGTGCCAAACCTGGAGAGGAGCcagcagctcagggcctgggacGGCATCCCTACCCCTTCTGGCAAAGGGGGGAGCCAAGAACTGGAGGCCCCCAGTGAGTGTGACCTCCAGCCACCTGGGAAGAGGTCAGGCTCAGGATCAGAGTCTGAGGAGGGCGTTGAGCCGGAAGCCCTGCGTGCTGAGGAGGTCGAGAGGGGTATGAGCCCTGGAGAACTGTCCCAGCTCCTCAAGAGGGGGTCGATCTGGGAAGAGGAGCGGTTTGTAGGGGTGACAGAGgaagctgaggagggggcgcACAGGGCCCCCCATAGAAGGAGGGCTGGTTcgcagagaaaggggcagaactCTGGCGAGGAGGCCTTGGATGAGGGTGACCTACAGCGCAAGGCGAGCAGCTCCAACCTTCGAGGGCCGCAGACGAGGAAGTCAAGGGCCAAGGAGCTGGAGAAGCTGCAGAAGCAGTTACAGCAAGAGTTGGACGGCG GCCCTGAAAAGCAGCCCTGGAAGGCTTTGCGGGCTGCTGTGCAGGCCTCCAACCGGAGTGGGAAGACCTATGCCTTGGGAGATGAAGAGACTTTCCAGTTTGCCAACTTTCCTAACCGTACCTTCCACAAACGACAGGAGGCCACCAG aAGCCTGTTGCAGGCCTGGGAgcggcagcagcaggaggagtTGCAGCGGGCCGAGCTGCGGAGGGCCCGGGAGCAGCGGGTACAGCAGCAGGTGGCTCGCTGCCTGGCGGCCTACGCGCCCAgagggagccgggggccgggcgCCACCCAGTGCAAGCTGGAGGAGCTGAG GCGCCAGGAGCGACAGCGCTTTGCTCAGTACCAGGCAGAGCTGCAGGGCATTCAGCACAGGGTGCAGGCCCGGCCCTACCTGTTCCAGCAGGCCATGCAG GCCAATGCCCGGCTCACGGTGACCCGGCGCTTCTCCCAGGTGCTGTCAGCACTGGGACTGGATGAGGAGCAGCTACTGGCTGAAGCAGGAAAGGGGAACACAGAGGGCGCCTCCGGGAAACCCAG GAGCCACAGGTCAGTGGGGGTAAGGATGGAGCACTCTTCTGAAAGCCCCCCAAAAGCAGAACCCACTGGAAGCCAGCCCAACAGGCACTCCACTCCAAGCCCAGACTGA
- the TSGA10IP gene encoding testis-specific protein 10-interacting protein isoform X2: MGQDTNMRNTHQQLIRTTSGRPGRDTRLQAPVTTTGLLKFLSDIPQAEQGRLGSGDGVIQGQQPRSRSAGQTAKKDRRPKARNKKGHSPAEAEDLIPSAPRKPSFPFQWAWESFLTDGRALLRPGHQAPPLPRAVTQHKARLKSTATLPDAHGFCWKTEVPNLERSQQLRAWDGIPTPSGKGGSQELEAPSECDLQPPGKRSGSGSESEEGVEPEALRAEEVERGMSPGELSQLLKRGSIWEEERFVGVTEEAEEGAHRAPHRRRAGSQRKGQNSGEEALDEGDLQRKASSSNLRGPQTRKSRAKELEKLQKQLQQELDGGPEKQPWKALRAAVQASNRSGKTYALGDEETFQFANFPNRTFHKRQEATSLLQAWERQQQEELQRAELRRAREQRVQQQVARCLAAYAPRGSRGPGATQCKLEELRRQERQRFAQYQAELQGIQHRVQARPYLFQQAMQANARLTVTRRFSQVLSALGLDEEQLLAEAGKGNTEGASGKPRSHRSVGVRMEHSSESPPKAEPTGSQPNRHSTPSPD; this comes from the exons atggggcaggacACCAACATGCGAAACACCCACCAACAGCTGATCAGGACTACTTCGGGGAGACCAGGGCGGGACACgcggctccaggctccagtgACGACCACAGGGCTGCTCAAGTTTCTGTCGGACATCCCCCAGGCTGAGCAG GGGAGGCTTGGGAGCGGTGATGGTGTAATTCAGGGCCAGCAGCCGAGGTCTCGGAGTGCTGGGCAGACGGCAAAGAAGGACCGCAGACCCAAGGCCCGGAACAAGAAAGGGCATAGCCCTGCTGAGGCTGAAGA TCTCATCCCTTCTGCTCCTCGGAAaccctcctttcccttccagtGGGCCTGGGAGAGCTTCCTCACTGATGGTCGGGCCCTGCTTCGGCCTGGCCACCAAGCCCCGCCCTTGCCCCGAGCCGTCACCCAGCACAAGGCCAGGCTCAAGTCCACAGCCACCCTCCCAGATGCCCACGGCTTCTGCTGGAAGACAGAGGTGCCAAACCTGGAGAGGAGCcagcagctcagggcctgggacGGCATCCCTACCCCTTCTGGCAAAGGGGGGAGCCAAGAACTGGAGGCCCCCAGTGAGTGTGACCTCCAGCCACCTGGGAAGAGGTCAGGCTCAGGATCAGAGTCTGAGGAGGGCGTTGAGCCGGAAGCCCTGCGTGCTGAGGAGGTCGAGAGGGGTATGAGCCCTGGAGAACTGTCCCAGCTCCTCAAGAGGGGGTCGATCTGGGAAGAGGAGCGGTTTGTAGGGGTGACAGAGgaagctgaggagggggcgcACAGGGCCCCCCATAGAAGGAGGGCTGGTTcgcagagaaaggggcagaactCTGGCGAGGAGGCCTTGGATGAGGGTGACCTACAGCGCAAGGCGAGCAGCTCCAACCTTCGAGGGCCGCAGACGAGGAAGTCAAGGGCCAAGGAGCTGGAGAAGCTGCAGAAGCAGTTACAGCAAGAGTTGGACGGCG GCCCTGAAAAGCAGCCCTGGAAGGCTTTGCGGGCTGCTGTGCAGGCCTCCAACCGGAGTGGGAAGACCTATGCCTTGGGAGATGAAGAGACTTTCCAGTTTGCCAACTTTCCTAACCGTACCTTCCACAAACGACAGGAGGCCACCAG CCTGTTGCAGGCCTGGGAgcggcagcagcaggaggagtTGCAGCGGGCCGAGCTGCGGAGGGCCCGGGAGCAGCGGGTACAGCAGCAGGTGGCTCGCTGCCTGGCGGCCTACGCGCCCAgagggagccgggggccgggcgCCACCCAGTGCAAGCTGGAGGAGCTGAG GCGCCAGGAGCGACAGCGCTTTGCTCAGTACCAGGCAGAGCTGCAGGGCATTCAGCACAGGGTGCAGGCCCGGCCCTACCTGTTCCAGCAGGCCATGCAG GCCAATGCCCGGCTCACGGTGACCCGGCGCTTCTCCCAGGTGCTGTCAGCACTGGGACTGGATGAGGAGCAGCTACTGGCTGAAGCAGGAAAGGGGAACACAGAGGGCGCCTCCGGGAAACCCAG GAGCCACAGGTCAGTGGGGGTAAGGATGGAGCACTCTTCTGAAAGCCCCCCAAAAGCAGAACCCACTGGAAGCCAGCCCAACAGGCACTCCACTCCAAGCCCAGACTGA
- the TSGA10IP gene encoding testis-specific protein 10-interacting protein isoform X3, with product MGQDTNMRNTHQQLIRTTSGRPGRDTRLQAPVTTTGLLKFLSDIPQAEQGRLGSGDGVIQGQQPRSRSAGQTAKKDRRPKARNKKGHSPAEAEDLIPSAPRKPSFPFQWAWESFLTDGRALLRPGHQAPPLPRAVTQHKARLKSTATLPDAHGFCWKTEVPNLERSQQLRAWDGIPTPSGKGGSQELEAPSECDLQPPGKRSGSGSESEEGVEPEALRAEEVERGMSPGELSQLLKRGSIWEEERFVGVTEEAEEGAHRAPHRRRAGSQRKGQNSGEEALDEGDLQRKASSSNLRGPQTRKSRAKELEKLQKQLQQELDGGPEKQPWKALRAAVQASNRSGKTYALGDEETFQFANFPNRTFHKRQEATRSLLQAWERQQQEELQRAELRRAREQRVQQQVARCLAAYAPRGSRGPGATQCKLEELRPMPGSR from the exons atggggcaggacACCAACATGCGAAACACCCACCAACAGCTGATCAGGACTACTTCGGGGAGACCAGGGCGGGACACgcggctccaggctccagtgACGACCACAGGGCTGCTCAAGTTTCTGTCGGACATCCCCCAGGCTGAGCAG GGGAGGCTTGGGAGCGGTGATGGTGTAATTCAGGGCCAGCAGCCGAGGTCTCGGAGTGCTGGGCAGACGGCAAAGAAGGACCGCAGACCCAAGGCCCGGAACAAGAAAGGGCATAGCCCTGCTGAGGCTGAAGA TCTCATCCCTTCTGCTCCTCGGAAaccctcctttcccttccagtGGGCCTGGGAGAGCTTCCTCACTGATGGTCGGGCCCTGCTTCGGCCTGGCCACCAAGCCCCGCCCTTGCCCCGAGCCGTCACCCAGCACAAGGCCAGGCTCAAGTCCACAGCCACCCTCCCAGATGCCCACGGCTTCTGCTGGAAGACAGAGGTGCCAAACCTGGAGAGGAGCcagcagctcagggcctgggacGGCATCCCTACCCCTTCTGGCAAAGGGGGGAGCCAAGAACTGGAGGCCCCCAGTGAGTGTGACCTCCAGCCACCTGGGAAGAGGTCAGGCTCAGGATCAGAGTCTGAGGAGGGCGTTGAGCCGGAAGCCCTGCGTGCTGAGGAGGTCGAGAGGGGTATGAGCCCTGGAGAACTGTCCCAGCTCCTCAAGAGGGGGTCGATCTGGGAAGAGGAGCGGTTTGTAGGGGTGACAGAGgaagctgaggagggggcgcACAGGGCCCCCCATAGAAGGAGGGCTGGTTcgcagagaaaggggcagaactCTGGCGAGGAGGCCTTGGATGAGGGTGACCTACAGCGCAAGGCGAGCAGCTCCAACCTTCGAGGGCCGCAGACGAGGAAGTCAAGGGCCAAGGAGCTGGAGAAGCTGCAGAAGCAGTTACAGCAAGAGTTGGACGGCG GCCCTGAAAAGCAGCCCTGGAAGGCTTTGCGGGCTGCTGTGCAGGCCTCCAACCGGAGTGGGAAGACCTATGCCTTGGGAGATGAAGAGACTTTCCAGTTTGCCAACTTTCCTAACCGTACCTTCCACAAACGACAGGAGGCCACCAG aAGCCTGTTGCAGGCCTGGGAgcggcagcagcaggaggagtTGCAGCGGGCCGAGCTGCGGAGGGCCCGGGAGCAGCGGGTACAGCAGCAGGTGGCTCGCTGCCTGGCGGCCTACGCGCCCAgagggagccgggggccgggcgCCACCCAGTGCAAGCTGGAGGAGCTGAG GCCAATGCCCGGCTCACGGTGA